From the Salarias fasciatus chromosome 16, fSalaFa1.1, whole genome shotgun sequence genome, one window contains:
- the dip2a gene encoding disco-interacting protein 2 homolog A isoform X4, producing MAERTSSGLLTMMLEPTPAVAMTLPAEVREKLAELELELSEGDITQKGYEKKRGKLLAPYIPQIQGVDPSLQIDNRIQASSQAVLPGSKHNKSRAANTRDERFRSDLHTEAVQAALAKYKERKMPMPSKRRSVLVQSSVEACTPPDTSSASEDEGSLRRQGRLATSTPYQGHSHPAVEHWFNRVIQGSSTSSSASSTSSHPGGRIVTNTSAHAALNANAAATALADLMAHTQLDNHSAPPDVTGLSERSSVHAERSQVASVRGVSRNYNHQTSVMETADGCEWRSEGSLTLIDGVPVNSRVSNKIQQLLNTLKRPKRPPLREFFVDDFEELLDVQQPDPNQPKPEGQQMSPLEGESLGVVTNWPPSLPAALQRWGTTQPKSPCLTALDNAGKPVYTLTYGKLWTRSQKLAYTLLNKLSSRNEPLLMPGDRVALVFPNNDPVMFMVAFYGCLLAELVPVPIEVPLTRKDAGSQQIGFLLGSCGVTLALTTDACQKGLPKAQTGEVATFKGWPRLLWFVTDGKHVVKPPKDWHPPVREASNDIAYIEYKTSKEGSTMGITVSHSAMLAHCHSLTQACGYTEAETITNVLDFKREAGLWHGVLTSVMNRMHVISIPYSLMKVNPLSWIQKVHTYKARVAVVKSRDMHWSLLAQRDQRDISLGSLRMLVVADGANPWSISSCDAFLNVFQARGLRPEVICPCASSSEAMTVAIRRPPEMGVPPPGKAVLSMGGLSHGVIRVDTEEKLSVLTVQDVGQAMPGAMVCVVRVEGTPYLCQTDEVGEICVSSGSTGVAYYGLPGMTKNVFETVPVTSSGIPISDRPFTRTSLLGFVGPDSLVFIVGKMDGLMVVSGRRHNADDVVATALAVEPMKFVYRGRIAVFSVSVLHDERIVVVAEQRPDASEEDSFQWMSRVLQAIDSIHQVGVYCLALVPANTLPKAPLGGIHISETKQRFLEGALHPCNVLMCPHTCVTNLPKPRQKQPEVGPASMIVGNLVAGKRIAQACGRDVGQLEDNDQFLYIQDVLQWRAQATPDHPLFLVLNAKGTVASTASCLQLHKRAERVAAALMGRLNTGDHVALVYPPGIDLIATFYGCLYAGCVPVTVRPPHPQNLATTLPTVKMIVEVSKSVCILTTQAIMKLLKSKEAAAAVDVKSWPMVLDTDDLPRKKSPQMYKPPTPEMLAYLDFSVSTTGILAGVKMSHAATSALCRSIKLQCELYPSRQIAICLDPYCGLGFALWCLCSVYAGHQSILVPPLELESNASLWLAAVSQYKVRVTFCSYSVMEMCTKGLGSQTEALRLRNVNLSCVRTCMVVAEERPRIALTQSFSKIFKDLGLSPRAVSTTFGCRVNVAICLQGTAGPDPTTVYVDMRALRHDRVRLVERGSPHSLPLMESGKILPGVKVIIANTETKGPLGDSHLGEVWVSSPHNATGYYTVYGEEALHADHFNTKLSFGDTQTVWARTGYLGFLRRTELTDASGERHDALYVVGSLDETLELRGMRYHPIDIETSVIRSHKSIAECAVFTWTNLLVVVVELEGSEQEALDLVALVTNVVLEEHYLIVGVVVVVDPGVIPINSRGEKQRMHLRDGFLADQLDPIYVAYNM from the exons gtgtAGATCCATCTCTACAAATCGACAACAGGATCCAGGCCTCCTCCCAGGCGGTGCTGCCAGGTTCCAAACACAACAAGTCTCGGGCAGCCAACACCCGGGATGAACGCTTTAGATCTG ATCTGCACACAGAAGCCGTCCAAGCAGCTTTGGCAAAGTACAAAGAGAGGAAGATGCCCATGCCCTCCAAGAGGCGATCTGTGCTAGTTCAGTCATCTGTGGAAGCATGCACCCCTCCAG ACACCTCCTCGGCGTCGGAAGACGAGGGCTCGCTGCGCCGGCAGGGACGTCTGGCCACCTCCACGCCCTACCAGGGCCACAGCCACCCGGCCGTTGAGCACTGGTTCAACCGCGTCATCCAGggctcctccacctcgtcctCCGCGTCGTCCACCTCGTCCCACCCGGGAGGGCGCATCGTCACCAACACCTCGGCCCACGCGGCGCTCAACGCCAACGCCGCGGCCACCGCGCTGGCCGACCTCATGGCGCACACCCAGCTAG ATAACCACTCGGCGCCCCCTGACGTGACGGGGCTGTCGGAGCGCTCCTCGGTTCACGCGGAGCGGTCCCAGGTGGCCTCGGTGCGAGGCGTGTCCCGCAACTACAACCACCAAACCAGCGTCATGGAGACCGCAGACG GCTGTGAGTGGAGAAGTGAAGGATCCCTCACTTTAATTGATG GCGTTCCAGTCAACAGTCGCGTCTCCAACaaaatccagcagctgctcaacACACTGAAGAGACCCAAGCGCCCGCCACTGCGCGAGTTCTTCGTCGACGACTTTGAGGAGCTCTTGGATG TCCAGCAGCCGGATCCCAACCAGCCAAAGCCAGAAGGCCAACAGATGAGTCCCCTGGAAGGAGAGTCTCTCGGGGTGGTCACCAACTGGCCTCCCTCCTTGCCAGCAGCCTTGCAAAGGTGGGGCACCACTCAGCCCAAGAGCCCCTGTCTGACAGCACTCGACAACGCTGGCAAGCCCGTCTACACACTCACCTACG GTAAACTCTGGACCCGCAGCCAGAAACTGGCCTACACGCTTCTGAACAAGCTGAGCTCAAGAAATGAGCCGTTGCTCATGCCTGGAGACAGA gtTGCACTTGTGTTCCCCAACAACGACCCTGTGATGTTCATGGTGGCCTTCTATGGCTGTCTCCTGGCAGAGCTGGTACCTGTGCCGATTGAGGTGCCGTTGACCAGAAAG GATGCAGGAAGTCAACAGATCGGCTTTCTGCTGGGCAGCTGCGGCGTCACGTTGGCGCTGACCACCGACGCCTGTCAGAAAGGCCTGCCCAAAGCACAAACCGGGGAGGTAGCCACTTTCAAAG GCTGGCCACGGCTGCTGTGGTTCGTGACAGATGGAAAACATGTTGTGAAGCCTCCGAAAGACTGGCATCCTCCGGTCCGGGAAGCCAGTAATGACATAGCGTATATAGAA TATAAAACCAGCAAAGAAGGAAGCACCATGGGGATCACGGTGTCGCACTCAGCCATGCTGGCTCACTGTCATTCCCTGACGCAGGCCTGCGGATACACCGAAG CTGAGACCATTACCAACGTTCTGGACTTCAAGAGAGAAGCAGGATTATGGCACGGAGTCCTCACC AGCGTCATGAATCGGATGCACGTTATCAGCATTCCCTACTCCCTGATGAAAGTCAACCCTTTGTCCTGGATACAGAAGGTTCACACATACAAAG CGCGAGTGGCGGTGGTGAAGTCTCGGGACATGCACTGGTCTCTGCTGGCccagagagaccagagggaCATCAGCCTCGGCTCACTGCGCATGCTGGTCGTTGCAGATGGAGCGAACCCAT GGTCGATATCCTCCTGTGATGCCTTCCTCAACGTGTTTCAAGCACGTGGGCTGCGACCTGAGGTGATCTGTCCATGTGCCAGCTCCTCTGAAGCCATGACTGTCGCCATCCGCAG ACCTCCAGAAATGGGCGTTCCGCCTCCAGGGAAAGCGGTGCTGTCCATGGGTGGGCTGAGTCACGGTGTGATTCGAGTGGACACAGAGGAGAAGCTCTCCGTCCTCACGGTGCAGGACGTGGGACAGGCCATGCCTGGAG CGATGGTCTGTGTGGTGCGAGTGGAGGGAACACCGTATCTGTGTCAGACTGACGAAGTGGGAGAGATCTGCGTGAGCTCAGGCAGCACAGGCGTGGCTTACTACGGCCTCCCGGGCATGACCAAGAACGTCTTCGAG ACTGTCCCAGTAACGTCGTCTGGGATTCCCATCAGCGACAGACCTTTCACCAGAACCTCACTGCTCGGATTTGTTGGACCA GACAGCCTGGTGTTTATTGttgggaagatggatggactgatggtgGTCAGTGGGCGGAGACATAACGCTGACGATGTCGTTGCCACAGCCCTGGCGGTGGAGCCCATGAAGTTTGTGTACAGGGGAAG GATAGCGGTGTTCTCTGTGTCGGTGCTCCACGACGAACGGATTGTTGTGGTGGCGGAGCAGCGGCCGGACGCCTCGGAGGAGGACAGCTTCCAGTGGATGAGCCGCGTCCTTCAG GCCATAGACAGCATCCACCAGGTTGGGGTGTACTGCCTGGCTCTGGTTCCTGCCAACACGCTGCCTAAAGCCCCCCTGGGCGGCATTCACATATCCGAGACCAAGCAGCGTTTCCTGGAGGGCGCCCTGCACCCCTGCAACGTCCTCATGTGTCCTCACACGTGTGTCACCAACCTGCccaaacccagacagaaacaGCCAG AGGTCGGTCCCGCTTCTATGATAGTGGGGAACCTGGTGGCGGGGAAGAGGATAGCACAAGCCTGCGGGAGAGACGTGGGACAGCTCGAGGACAATGACCAG TTTCTCTACATACAGGATGTGCTGCAGTGGAGAGCTCAGGCCACTCCAGACCATCCTCTGTTCCTCGTCCTCAATGCTAAG GGCACAGTGGCCAGCACGGCgtcctgtctgcagctgcacaaGCGGGCTGAGCGGGTCGCAGCTGCACTGATGGGACGCTTGAACACGGGGGATCACGTCGCGCTGGTCTACCCTCCAG GAATCGACCTGATTGCCACTTTCTACGGCTGCCTATACGCCGGTTGTGTTCCGGTCACCGTCAGGCCTCCACACCCACAGAATCTGGCCACCACCCTGCCCACCGTCAAGATGATCGTGGAG GTCAGTAAGTCGGTGTGCATCCTGACAACCCAAGCAATAATGAAACTGCTGAAATCCaaagaggctgctgctgctgtggacgTGAAGAGCTGGCCCATGGTGCTGGACACAG ATGACCTCCCCAGAAAGAAGAGTCCCCAGATGTACAAGCCTCCGACCCCGGAGATGCTGGCTTACCTGGACTTCAGCGTGTCAACAACGGGCATCCTAGCAGGGGTCAAA ATGTCTCACGCTGCCACCAGTGCCTTGTGTCGCTCCATCAAGCTGCAGTGTGAGCTCTACCCGTCCCGGCAGATCGCCATCTGCCTGGACCCCTACTGTGGGCTGGGCTTTGCTCTCTGGTGTCTGTGCAG cgTGTACGCCGGCCACCAGTCCATCCTGGTCCCTCCGCTGGAGCTGGAGAGCAACGCGTCGCTCTGGCTGGCTGCAGTCAGTCAGTACAAAGTGCGCGTCACTTTCTGCTCATATTCCGTCATGGAGATGTGCACCAAGGGCCTGGGCTCGCAGACAGAGGCGTTGCGG CTTCGAAATGTGAACCTTtcgtgtgtgcgcacgtgcatGGTGGTGGCAGAGGAACGGCCCCGGATAGCCCTCACTCAGTCCTTCTCAAAGATCTTCAAAGACCTGGGGCTTTCGCCGCGGGCGGTCAGCACCACCTTCGGCTGCAGAGTCAACGTCGCCATATGTTTGCAG gGCACGGCCGGACCCGATCCCACCACCGTTTACGTGGACATGAGAGCACTGCGGCACGACAG GGTTCGCTTAGTCGAGAGAGGCTCGCCGCACAGCTTACCGCTGATGGAGTCCGGAAAG ATCCTTCCTGGAGTGAAAGTGATCATTGCAAACACAGAGACTAAAGGCCCTCTGGGAGACTCCCATCTTGGAGAG GTGTGGGTGAGCAGCCCTCACAACGCCACTGGCTACTACACTGTTTATGGAGAGGAGGCGCTGCACGCCGACCACTTCAACACCAAGCTGAGCTTCGGGGACACGCAGACCGTCTGGGCGAGGACCGGATACCTGGGCTTCCTGCGGCGCACTGAGCTGACCGACGCCAGCGGAG agCGCCACGACGCCCTGTACGTGGTGGGCTCTCTTGACGAGACTCTGGAGCTGAGGGGAATGAGGTACCACCCCATTGACATCGAGACGTCGGTTATTCGTTCACACAAGAGCATAGCCGAATG TGCGGTGTTCACCTGGACCAACctcctggtggtggtggtggagctggagggatCGGAGCAGGAGGCCCTGGACCTGGTGGCGCTGGTCACCAACGTGGTGCTGGAGGAGCACTACCTCATCGtcggggtggtggtggtggtggacccCGGCGTCATCCCCATCAACTCCCGGGGGGAGAAGCAACGCATGCACCTCAGAGACGGGTTCCTGGCCGACCAGCTGGACCCCATATACGTGGCTTACAATATGTGA
- the dip2a gene encoding disco-interacting protein 2 homolog A isoform X6, whose protein sequence is MAERTSSGLLTMMLEPTPAVAMTLPAEVREKLAELELELSEGDITQKGYEKKRGKLLAPYIPQIQGVDPSLQIDNRIQASSQAVLPGSKHNKSRAANTRDERFRSDLHTEAVQAALAKYKERKMPMPSKRRSVLVQSSVEACTPPDTSSASEDEGSLRRQGRLATSTPYQGHSHPAVEHWFNRVIQGSSTSSSASSTSSHPGGRIVTNTSAHAALNANAAATALADLMAHTQLDNHSAPPDVTGLSERSSVHAERSQVASVRGVSRNYNHQTSVMETADGVPVNSRVSNKIQQLLNTLKRPKRPPLREFFVDDFEELLDVQQPDPNQPKPEGQQMSPLEGESLGVVTNWPPSLPAALQRWGTTQPKSPCLTALDNAGKPVYTLTYGKLWTRSQKLAYTLLNKLSSRNEPLLMPGDRVALVFPNNDPVMFMVAFYGCLLAELVPVPIEVPLTRKDAGSQQIGFLLGSCGVTLALTTDACQKGLPKAQTGEVATFKGWPRLLWFVTDGKHVVKPPKDWHPPVREASNDIAYIEYKTSKEGSTMGITVSHSAMLAHCHSLTQACGYTEAETITNVLDFKREAGLWHGVLTSVMNRMHVISIPYSLMKVNPLSWIQKVHTYKARVAVVKSRDMHWSLLAQRDQRDISLGSLRMLVVADGANPWSISSCDAFLNVFQARGLRPEVICPCASSSEAMTVAIRRPPEMGVPPPGKAVLSMGGLSHGVIRVDTEEKLSVLTVQDVGQAMPGAMVCVVRVEGTPYLCQTDEVGEICVSSGSTGVAYYGLPGMTKNVFETVPVTSSGIPISDRPFTRTSLLGFVGPDSLVFIVGKMDGLMVVSGRRHNADDVVATALAVEPMKFVYRGRIAVFSVSVLHDERIVVVAEQRPDASEEDSFQWMSRVLQAIDSIHQVGVYCLALVPANTLPKAPLGGIHISETKQRFLEGALHPCNVLMCPHTCVTNLPKPRQKQPEVGPASMIVGNLVAGKRIAQACGRDVGQLEDNDQFLYIQDVLQWRAQATPDHPLFLVLNAKGTVASTASCLQLHKRAERVAAALMGRLNTGDHVALVYPPGIDLIATFYGCLYAGCVPVTVRPPHPQNLATTLPTVKMIVEVSKSVCILTTQAIMKLLKSKEAAAAVDVKSWPMVLDTDDLPRKKSPQMYKPPTPEMLAYLDFSVSTTGILAGVKMSHAATSALCRSIKLQCELYPSRQIAICLDPYCGLGFALWCLCSVYAGHQSILVPPLELESNASLWLAAVSQYKVRVTFCSYSVMEMCTKGLGSQTEALRLRNVNLSCVRTCMVVAEERPRIALTQSFSKIFKDLGLSPRAVSTTFGCRVNVAICLQPNRLGKLAEQGTAGPDPTTVYVDMRALRHDRVRLVERGSPHSLPLMESGKILPGVKVIIANTETKGPLGDSHLGEVWVSSPHNATGYYTVYGEEALHADHFNTKLSFGDTQTVWARTGYLGFLRRTELTDASGERHDALYVVGSLDETLELRGMRYHPIDIETSVIRSHKSIAECAVFTWTNLLVVVVELEGSEQEALDLVALVTNVVLEEHYLIVGVVVVVDPGVIPINSRGEKQRMHLRDGFLADQLDPIYVAYNM, encoded by the exons gtgtAGATCCATCTCTACAAATCGACAACAGGATCCAGGCCTCCTCCCAGGCGGTGCTGCCAGGTTCCAAACACAACAAGTCTCGGGCAGCCAACACCCGGGATGAACGCTTTAGATCTG ATCTGCACACAGAAGCCGTCCAAGCAGCTTTGGCAAAGTACAAAGAGAGGAAGATGCCCATGCCCTCCAAGAGGCGATCTGTGCTAGTTCAGTCATCTGTGGAAGCATGCACCCCTCCAG ACACCTCCTCGGCGTCGGAAGACGAGGGCTCGCTGCGCCGGCAGGGACGTCTGGCCACCTCCACGCCCTACCAGGGCCACAGCCACCCGGCCGTTGAGCACTGGTTCAACCGCGTCATCCAGggctcctccacctcgtcctCCGCGTCGTCCACCTCGTCCCACCCGGGAGGGCGCATCGTCACCAACACCTCGGCCCACGCGGCGCTCAACGCCAACGCCGCGGCCACCGCGCTGGCCGACCTCATGGCGCACACCCAGCTAG ATAACCACTCGGCGCCCCCTGACGTGACGGGGCTGTCGGAGCGCTCCTCGGTTCACGCGGAGCGGTCCCAGGTGGCCTCGGTGCGAGGCGTGTCCCGCAACTACAACCACCAAACCAGCGTCATGGAGACCGCAGACG GCGTTCCAGTCAACAGTCGCGTCTCCAACaaaatccagcagctgctcaacACACTGAAGAGACCCAAGCGCCCGCCACTGCGCGAGTTCTTCGTCGACGACTTTGAGGAGCTCTTGGATG TCCAGCAGCCGGATCCCAACCAGCCAAAGCCAGAAGGCCAACAGATGAGTCCCCTGGAAGGAGAGTCTCTCGGGGTGGTCACCAACTGGCCTCCCTCCTTGCCAGCAGCCTTGCAAAGGTGGGGCACCACTCAGCCCAAGAGCCCCTGTCTGACAGCACTCGACAACGCTGGCAAGCCCGTCTACACACTCACCTACG GTAAACTCTGGACCCGCAGCCAGAAACTGGCCTACACGCTTCTGAACAAGCTGAGCTCAAGAAATGAGCCGTTGCTCATGCCTGGAGACAGA gtTGCACTTGTGTTCCCCAACAACGACCCTGTGATGTTCATGGTGGCCTTCTATGGCTGTCTCCTGGCAGAGCTGGTACCTGTGCCGATTGAGGTGCCGTTGACCAGAAAG GATGCAGGAAGTCAACAGATCGGCTTTCTGCTGGGCAGCTGCGGCGTCACGTTGGCGCTGACCACCGACGCCTGTCAGAAAGGCCTGCCCAAAGCACAAACCGGGGAGGTAGCCACTTTCAAAG GCTGGCCACGGCTGCTGTGGTTCGTGACAGATGGAAAACATGTTGTGAAGCCTCCGAAAGACTGGCATCCTCCGGTCCGGGAAGCCAGTAATGACATAGCGTATATAGAA TATAAAACCAGCAAAGAAGGAAGCACCATGGGGATCACGGTGTCGCACTCAGCCATGCTGGCTCACTGTCATTCCCTGACGCAGGCCTGCGGATACACCGAAG CTGAGACCATTACCAACGTTCTGGACTTCAAGAGAGAAGCAGGATTATGGCACGGAGTCCTCACC AGCGTCATGAATCGGATGCACGTTATCAGCATTCCCTACTCCCTGATGAAAGTCAACCCTTTGTCCTGGATACAGAAGGTTCACACATACAAAG CGCGAGTGGCGGTGGTGAAGTCTCGGGACATGCACTGGTCTCTGCTGGCccagagagaccagagggaCATCAGCCTCGGCTCACTGCGCATGCTGGTCGTTGCAGATGGAGCGAACCCAT GGTCGATATCCTCCTGTGATGCCTTCCTCAACGTGTTTCAAGCACGTGGGCTGCGACCTGAGGTGATCTGTCCATGTGCCAGCTCCTCTGAAGCCATGACTGTCGCCATCCGCAG ACCTCCAGAAATGGGCGTTCCGCCTCCAGGGAAAGCGGTGCTGTCCATGGGTGGGCTGAGTCACGGTGTGATTCGAGTGGACACAGAGGAGAAGCTCTCCGTCCTCACGGTGCAGGACGTGGGACAGGCCATGCCTGGAG CGATGGTCTGTGTGGTGCGAGTGGAGGGAACACCGTATCTGTGTCAGACTGACGAAGTGGGAGAGATCTGCGTGAGCTCAGGCAGCACAGGCGTGGCTTACTACGGCCTCCCGGGCATGACCAAGAACGTCTTCGAG ACTGTCCCAGTAACGTCGTCTGGGATTCCCATCAGCGACAGACCTTTCACCAGAACCTCACTGCTCGGATTTGTTGGACCA GACAGCCTGGTGTTTATTGttgggaagatggatggactgatggtgGTCAGTGGGCGGAGACATAACGCTGACGATGTCGTTGCCACAGCCCTGGCGGTGGAGCCCATGAAGTTTGTGTACAGGGGAAG GATAGCGGTGTTCTCTGTGTCGGTGCTCCACGACGAACGGATTGTTGTGGTGGCGGAGCAGCGGCCGGACGCCTCGGAGGAGGACAGCTTCCAGTGGATGAGCCGCGTCCTTCAG GCCATAGACAGCATCCACCAGGTTGGGGTGTACTGCCTGGCTCTGGTTCCTGCCAACACGCTGCCTAAAGCCCCCCTGGGCGGCATTCACATATCCGAGACCAAGCAGCGTTTCCTGGAGGGCGCCCTGCACCCCTGCAACGTCCTCATGTGTCCTCACACGTGTGTCACCAACCTGCccaaacccagacagaaacaGCCAG AGGTCGGTCCCGCTTCTATGATAGTGGGGAACCTGGTGGCGGGGAAGAGGATAGCACAAGCCTGCGGGAGAGACGTGGGACAGCTCGAGGACAATGACCAG TTTCTCTACATACAGGATGTGCTGCAGTGGAGAGCTCAGGCCACTCCAGACCATCCTCTGTTCCTCGTCCTCAATGCTAAG GGCACAGTGGCCAGCACGGCgtcctgtctgcagctgcacaaGCGGGCTGAGCGGGTCGCAGCTGCACTGATGGGACGCTTGAACACGGGGGATCACGTCGCGCTGGTCTACCCTCCAG GAATCGACCTGATTGCCACTTTCTACGGCTGCCTATACGCCGGTTGTGTTCCGGTCACCGTCAGGCCTCCACACCCACAGAATCTGGCCACCACCCTGCCCACCGTCAAGATGATCGTGGAG GTCAGTAAGTCGGTGTGCATCCTGACAACCCAAGCAATAATGAAACTGCTGAAATCCaaagaggctgctgctgctgtggacgTGAAGAGCTGGCCCATGGTGCTGGACACAG ATGACCTCCCCAGAAAGAAGAGTCCCCAGATGTACAAGCCTCCGACCCCGGAGATGCTGGCTTACCTGGACTTCAGCGTGTCAACAACGGGCATCCTAGCAGGGGTCAAA ATGTCTCACGCTGCCACCAGTGCCTTGTGTCGCTCCATCAAGCTGCAGTGTGAGCTCTACCCGTCCCGGCAGATCGCCATCTGCCTGGACCCCTACTGTGGGCTGGGCTTTGCTCTCTGGTGTCTGTGCAG cgTGTACGCCGGCCACCAGTCCATCCTGGTCCCTCCGCTGGAGCTGGAGAGCAACGCGTCGCTCTGGCTGGCTGCAGTCAGTCAGTACAAAGTGCGCGTCACTTTCTGCTCATATTCCGTCATGGAGATGTGCACCAAGGGCCTGGGCTCGCAGACAGAGGCGTTGCGG CTTCGAAATGTGAACCTTtcgtgtgtgcgcacgtgcatGGTGGTGGCAGAGGAACGGCCCCGGATAGCCCTCACTCAGTCCTTCTCAAAGATCTTCAAAGACCTGGGGCTTTCGCCGCGGGCGGTCAGCACCACCTTCGGCTGCAGAGTCAACGTCGCCATATGTTTGCAG CCCAACAGGTTAGGGAAACTGGCTGAGCAG gGCACGGCCGGACCCGATCCCACCACCGTTTACGTGGACATGAGAGCACTGCGGCACGACAG GGTTCGCTTAGTCGAGAGAGGCTCGCCGCACAGCTTACCGCTGATGGAGTCCGGAAAG ATCCTTCCTGGAGTGAAAGTGATCATTGCAAACACAGAGACTAAAGGCCCTCTGGGAGACTCCCATCTTGGAGAG GTGTGGGTGAGCAGCCCTCACAACGCCACTGGCTACTACACTGTTTATGGAGAGGAGGCGCTGCACGCCGACCACTTCAACACCAAGCTGAGCTTCGGGGACACGCAGACCGTCTGGGCGAGGACCGGATACCTGGGCTTCCTGCGGCGCACTGAGCTGACCGACGCCAGCGGAG agCGCCACGACGCCCTGTACGTGGTGGGCTCTCTTGACGAGACTCTGGAGCTGAGGGGAATGAGGTACCACCCCATTGACATCGAGACGTCGGTTATTCGTTCACACAAGAGCATAGCCGAATG TGCGGTGTTCACCTGGACCAACctcctggtggtggtggtggagctggagggatCGGAGCAGGAGGCCCTGGACCTGGTGGCGCTGGTCACCAACGTGGTGCTGGAGGAGCACTACCTCATCGtcggggtggtggtggtggtggacccCGGCGTCATCCCCATCAACTCCCGGGGGGAGAAGCAACGCATGCACCTCAGAGACGGGTTCCTGGCCGACCAGCTGGACCCCATATACGTGGCTTACAATATGTGA